ttcggggtttgtaattattttatatttacaaactttatcataagaATATcaaaaatagtgtacctttctgatggcagtaagatttttcctataacccttaccacagacaagacatcctctagactgagcatagcaacgctaccccctctgccactatatacggacGGTAGtattactccatcttcgagtcaaagtgtcagaatcccgtgccgtaattggtccgtgtctttgaacggaccaatcacggcacggggattcgctcacctcgtcccccgcacccccgtatctttggcagcatcggtttcatgaaataattgcactaaactccgtctagaggattcctagtctatgccccttactaataattatatatttacaaaaatatgatttagccatgcaacttctaacactgatttcgcagtgaaaatcgatgatatattttgtgactatttttcctagaatcagcaaacaattatgtgGTACATATAtcaatttcgggcaaaaagaaaaaaatcatgaatttAAGGGTTAACTATGCACTTGATGACTTTTATATGATTAGATTGATAATAAAGAGAGCCTGCAATGTCTGTCACGTTGTGTTGTTAATGTATTACAACAATTTATCACTTcctgagtacctatagttttcacTACTTTACATAGTGCCTGAGGAACTAAGAGATAAATAGTGTAGAGTGGCCTTCTAATTACAGAATGTCGTTTGGTATAGTAATCAATATTTAAATCTAGATGTAAGctgggttaaaaaaaaatgcagttCTTTGCAAATAGTATTAGTGTAATGttatgataagttgataactcaTGAGACTTGGCTAATTTTGAGTTTTGCTTGGCGCTGATCGATTCTGTTCTCAGCTGCAACAAGCAAGATTCGGAAACCCGATGGCCCTGAAGTGTCAGAGCAACGCTGCGAATGCTGTGTCCAGCGAGAATTAAGGTTTGCCATATCGCTATTTGACCTAAGATATCATTGCATGACTATACTAGTAACTATTTTTATATCGCACTTATACGAGTATGCTGTAAGTCGATTTGgtgaatatgtatttaattaaaaagtatttccttatgttttattttatgcatAGCGCGTTTAAATCAACAAATATACCATTTTGATATGAGCGAATTTGAAATGCTTTCCAATAATATTTTAGTGCTTAAGCTGATACTAAAATctgtaaagatatatatttatataatggaTCCCAACTCGATGTCAAAGGCATGTGTAGCTTGACAAAAATCTATTTAACACATAGCCATgtatataataacaataataagttTCTTTATTTCGGACAGTCAATGTATCCATAGAGtgttaataaaacaagcaaATTAATATCTTGATCTCTTAATAAGCTGTGCgaaaaaaacttatttgtaaATCGAGTTGAAATCGTAACCGATTTTACTTATCGAGTTAATTCAATAATATTGACAATTAAACTTAAATCAAAGTAAAGCTGAAGCGGTACATGTTAAAAGAGCGCAGCGATTTAAGTATTTAGTTGTACAAAATAAGAAAGTGCCGTTTTGATCAAAAAATTGACCCCTCAAGCTGGTTTTCAACCAGAGCTAAGCTGAACTAcatttacatacaataaattCGGCTACACTTGGCAGTAAGCAACGAGTGTATCATTATGTAAACATTACGCAGCTTAGGTCTAGCGGAAAATAAGCCTTAACGCGAATCGTTTATATCtactggcgttattcataaacggctgctaacttaatcagttgatgatcgtcgtttgtccctatctgtcgttatgccatagagggacaaacgacgatcatcatctgattaacttagcagacgtttatgaataagggggtaaatgcatagtgttgtgGATGGAGGCGTAGTCTATAGAGTACGTCGTGCTCCACTCTATCGATAAATTAGTAATGTGGCGGGGAACTTTAccataattaaataggtacttactgtggCGATCGTATTGTATGGACACTCTTtcttttcattcattcttttcaaCACACTTGCTTATTATTTCTTCATTATAATTCCACGCAGGAATACAGGGCAGTTACACCTTTTATTACACCCaaggaagtttttttttaatttctatatatatatatatatatattattctttataattatatacatatttctaTACCATGCAAAAAAGATGTCAAAACCGCTAAACATAGTTATCATATCAACAACAACACAATTAACACATTAATTACCACCGAGCCAAACAAGCCATcccgccaggccacaaaaatgtctTCATATAAAAGTGTCGACTATAgcgtcgtccggcctgggaacgaaatcataaaacacccgatagtcgggttttcggcactgaatgtgtaaaCAAAAATTGTTGTTTGTAATTAATAGTTTTTACTCGTTTTAAACTGTGGATGTATGACAAAGAGATGTTTGCCTTTGATGCTTCGGTGTTTtggcaagtgtgatgaaaaacaatgTAGGAAATACAAAATTGTAAACTCGATTAAAAGAATCCTTCGTCGGGTTTCTAGATTACTCTTGTTAACTATTTCTACCACATCCCTCTTAATGTACAGTGTGCCATAAATACCTTTAttgtaataacattttttttttcagaattgaCGGGTACAAGCAACAGATGGAAGCCTTGCACAATGAGGAAGAGACGCAAatattattgtacaaaaagaaactaCAGGAGTATGAAATTGGGAGAGACATTTTAAAGAAACTCGTTGGCCCAGAACTGTTCGCTGTATTTGACAATCTGATTGAGGTAATTAAGTGCCAttcattgtttaaaaaaattacgcataacttgggtacggtgacagctaTATAATAGCAGACACTGTATCTAAGCTATGTAGAAATACCATTGAATATGCATTGTATAGGTAATTGTAGACCCGTCTCACTGTAAATAAATGGTTTTCGGGACGATTTCTATACATAGGGTGGATCGggtgataagataagataaaagatagtttattcaagtaggcataattacaatgcgcttatgaacgtcaaataatgTTGTGGTGGATCGACAATGTTGGTTGTTATTCCATCCCGTCACTCGGCGAGGAAACAACAGGGACAGTTTACAATAGAATGAAACTCGTTGAATAGGATGGCTTGTAGAGGAATATAACAAGTTCatttagagatgcaacggatagctGTTTGGCCAGATACCGGATGTTCGGCCTGACCATCGGCCGAATATTTGGTATCGGGCAAGTGAGTGgaatgtttaaattgttttaaaataataaaccagtacgattatgaccgtgactgtttcttAGATGCATTTGTTTACTCCGAAATCAAGCAAAGTTAATACTATCTGGTATCCGACcgaatattaaaataagttaattTGCAGCAAAACAATAACGCTAAGTAGGTACAGACTAAAAGAAACGAATGTATTTAATACTACATATTAAATAGCATAACAATTATTTATAGTAACTCctaaaattatgtaaataaagacTACACACGCAGGTAACTGCATCCAATAGCACCCTGCACCCTGGTTTGACCTTAAATAGATCGTAATCGCAACAAATTATATCAATACAACTAGCGCGAGCCGTGTGGTGCACAGCAGGTACTCGCCGAAcgacagtaggtatatatatttgcGTCGAAACAGGGTTTATTACAGGCAGCTGTGTTGTCGATGTAtggtaattacctacctaagtactgtGGTTATTTTAGTTTGAGCTTATTTGAACgcatcgccaacaaactgttttaCAGTTTGGTGAAACTTTAATTATAGGTACACTGTACTgtactttgtattttgttaaaaaaaaaaaggatgcACTCTAGTAACTTTACCTCTGTTATTGCAGGGGGCCCAGGCACCACAGCTGGATAATTCAGTATCTTTTAATTCGGTAAGTTTTTaccagcttttatttaacttgccctgttagtgtGTAAGTTTGTTGGTTTGTTAATTAGTGTGGGttaaatcttggaagctaattGTGACCCACTTCCTGATTTCCGCTTGAGCTGAAAAttgatctcatgatggagacaggagtcCCGCTGGGGAGCATTTCGTTCCCTAGTAGAGTTACAGCCATAAACATGATTTACGGTTCAGGTGGCGCCGCTGCAGAGTATCACACAGTAAAGAGGCCAGTCGGCCTGATTTACTTactagttagggttccgtacccaaagggtaaaaaacgggaccctattactaagacttcgctgtctgtccatccgtccgtctgtcaccaggctgtatttcatgaaccgcgatagctagacagttgaaattttcacaaatgatgtatctgttgccgctataacaacaaatactgaaaataaaataaatatttaaggggggctcccatacaacaaacacgattcttttgctctattttttgttgatggtgcggaaccctccgtgcgtgaatccgactagcacttggccggtttttttaacagTTGTCGGTAGTACACCTGTTGTACGGTCTGATATCGTTGTGTGTTGTGTGGCTcgatataaatgaaataagggTTTGTCACTATCTAAAAGTGTGGAGAGGAATGTTGTGACGTCAGAAAGATTCGTCAATATCACATTTCGTCTGCTACCTCAGAAAGTACTGAACCAATTTAGAAAATAATATTCTCACAAGGCATCCCAGTTAGGctttaataaacattttgttCGTAGGATTCACCAACTGTATCTAAGCAGGCTGTCATACACCTATTTAACATGCTGCTCGGCGGTGGCACCAGAAACATCATCGATCCGGTAAGCATGTGTATTAATTTCCCGTAAttttgggttattcccactagttaccactaagttgttaccagtggtaactactgggaatttttttcccaccttttaccactggtaactactgggaaaaattattcccagtagttaccaccaaaattttgttacagttaaatactaataaaaacagtatacattgtatagtataaatatagtgattttgaattacctaataaaatcacttgaaaaataatctacatGGATCAATTAATTTAtccttacatattattatatagttattcactttatttatttatcatcttaagttaggttattttataatatggatataaaaataaaatacaaaaacacttacaaaaacaatacaaaatacttatctctcaagatgttggtcgagactcttcgctattagaccgttcgctgaaacaactatcgggacaatgatcgtcgaatcaacatcccacatggcggttatctcgtgagccaagtctaggtacttactggacttgtccttctcggctttcacgagattctcatcatgggggatggtgatgtcaacgagcacggcccggcgttgcgctcgatctattatcacaatgtcaggcttattggctataatagtcctgtcagtgatgatagatcgatcccaatagagcgtggcacgaccattctcgagaactggcgcaggtgaatacttgtagtacggtacttcgcggttcacaaggccgtatagaagagcaagctgctggtgaataatcctggctacgagattatgtctgtgcaagtactcgccgttagcaagatgagagcaaccggaaatgatatgcctgagtgactctccgtgacggcggcatgcccgacaaatgtcgaccgtaccgtccttcaggatatatttccgatagttgttcgtcatcattacttcgtccgcaattgcacaggcaaaaccctcggtttctccgaagaggtccccgaatcgtaaccagttcaccgacgcgagcaggtccacatcgggtcccgtgagggccttgtagaaccgcccgtgtagcactctactatatatagttattattattatagtttttgtaatagtaccggttaaactgtttcaatagttttggtcacttttaaagcagtttactaaaacactaatcaacttataattatttattaaatcactatatttatattatactatttaaatactgtttttattagaatttaactctaacaaaattttggtggtaactactgggagtaaaaattcccagtagttaccactaaaccgagttagtggtaacaactgggaataatttttcccagtagttaccagtggtaaaaggtggaaaaaaaatcccagtagttaccactggtaacaacttggtggtaactagtgggaataacccgtaaTTTTCCTCATTGGGCATTACGGTAATTTAAACGACGGACACTTTGCGGTGTGCGCGACAGTTTCGCTCGCCTGGCAGTTTTACAGTTGACAGCACCATGCACTTTGCACATCAGTGTGCCCAGACTTAGATTTCAGAACGGttgtaggttttttttgtttacaagggagcaaagttgttgtttaaccgtttaacccctCGAGCTAATTATTAGGCGGGTCCACACAGCGAGAAGCCTCGTCTGGTTCCGCCTATTTATAACAGAGCGAGCGAAAAAATATACGAGCGTGGAGAGTGATCcggaaagtggaatcttgagcgttacgAGGGCTTCAAGGCACAAGGGTTAACAAACTTTATCATTccaatcatcacttaaaagtaaattctaccagccaacatgaTGAAACACCTCAAAGTTTACGTCACATTATTTTGTCACTCTTATGGGTAAAATGCAACATTCTCTTTAGTTgttgaagaataaagagagcctttactaGCTGGTGCGTTGAAAGTTTTTTATCGCCTTAATAAATCATTTTCTATgtgttcatattttattgtaggtTCCCTCGACATCCCATATGGACGAAACGTTGCAGTCCCTTACAAGACGGCATAATGTTGGCTATTCTAACGCTGGACCAGACTTGATCAAATTCGTCACGGATACATTAAGAAGTAGTAAGTACTAGTAATTTGATTAAGTTTGTTTACGTGTCAGGGTGACACTTGGATTTTTTGTACGGAATGTCACCACTAGCTTTGAAGTTCATATTAATTGATATTGCCTGATACAATGGCTTACATGCATGAGAAATCTTTTATATGACCatgacaaatattttatttccttcATAAACGTTCAACAACACGAAATTAATCCGAAAAAGAGTTATCCGCaattttttgtaacatttttgtaaatacatataatgGAATTTATAAacggataattttatttattttttgtcttcCTAATGTATATTAAACACTTTTCTTTATATATAgttatccatgccgtaatcggcaacggcgaccctagctaattacgagcgtgagctctgatatggctggcaaagccgaacttatttttaaaaactctatcgcaggtggggcagtaaagttgaccagaattattgtacgtataATTATAGGAGGGTTTTGGCCGGGATTTACGTATCTGACGTTTCGCATCAAGATCAGTGAGACGAGCGTCTTCAAAGTTCTTTACGCTCAACTTAACGCGAGAACGCCATTCTGGCCGCTGAGAAGCAAGCTTCTCCCATTTGTCAGGTGGTATACCGCAGGCAGTTAGGTGGCGCTTAAGCACATCCTTGTAACGTAGGTGCTGCCCACCTTGCTTCCGTTTACCAGCTGATAGCTGGGAGTAGAAAACGGCTTTCGGTAGTCTGCAATCACTCATACGCCAAACATGCCCACACCATCTTAGCTGACCCTTCATCAAGAGCGCCTCCATGCCAGGCATCTTGCAGCGACGAAGTACTTCAGTGTTGGGAACGCGATCTTGCCATTTTATACGCAGAATGGAACGTAGACAACGCAAGTGGAACGTGTCTAGCAAGCGAATGTCGCCTTTGTACAAACACCATTTTCTTtatattaagtacttaaatctatttttacggcgtaaataaaacttactttttattatttttttgcatacattttggcGCAGTTGTGTGTGCTGGCTGTGACGTCACAGGGCGTGCATTTTTCGTATGGGTCGTGTTTTACTCGCGGTGCACGCCACATTTAATTTTGCAAATTCAAAGTTCCTGGGGTACAATAGATAGTAGCAGGTTTATTAGAAAtattcgagtctcacgttataAAGTAGAATCTATTGACATCTAATTGCTGCCCTTAAATATTCAGGTAATACAGCAGAGAGGTCACCGTCAGTAGAAGAACGCCCAAGTGAACCGACGCTCAACAACAGAACAAATGGCTATTTAGCAAATGGACAAAAACCTCAGCCTAGCACAAGCGAACCTGCAAGGTATGGCGCGGCCGCTGGCTACGGCGGGGCAAGCGTGCAGGTGCCAGACTTCGGCGGGCGTGCGCACCAAGGGATGCCCAACTACCCCGTAGCGGGCCCCAGCGGGTATGCAGGAGCCCctccgcccgcgccgccgcccgccggcTACATGTACCACCCGGCCGTCCCGCCACCGAACCGCCATTACTACCCTCAGAACCCTGCTGTGTCCGGTGAGTACACCGGTACCGCTGCTTCAcctcaccatagagaaaaaaatacatagagtgctcactccatacatcagttcagactattaatttcagtgtctacatctagcatcgagtagcggaactatcagtactgctacttgacaatagatgtagcaccgaccggaaagtcttatctcaacagcataagactttctggtcggtgctacatctattgtcaagtagcagtactgatagttccgctactcgatgctagatgctaatagtctttttggtactaaaactgatgtacggagtgagcactctatgtatttttttctctatgacctcaCTCATTTTACGTGGTTATGTGGTTATGTACAGTGCTCGGACAAGTCATCGCAGAAACAGATTTGGACATGGGACAAGACTATTATAGAGTCGCGACTTAAGATTATTATTATCTAAAGCTGATATTAtcgtaatttataatttaacatttgACCTTTTTAGTCGCATATCTGTCATGGATTTGTCAAAGTGGCATGCTTGAAACAGTTTTGTGGTGAGAATTTAATGTTAGTTAGTTAATGGTTGTGTATGTGCAATGCAACCATCAGCATTAAAAAACTGTTAATGGTGGTGGTGGTGTAACCTTCACACATGTATGGTGAATTTAGGGTTGCAGTAATAAATGtcattgaaaaatataattaaataatattgtacaTAATGCGATTCTATTGATCTTGTTCTATTGCAGTCTTGCGATTGTTTTGCGATGACTTGTCCGAGCACTggttatgtataatattttcataattcGAATTTTGTAGGTACCGGGGGCATGCAGTACAATGGCACAGAGCGAGcgcccggcccgggcccggtcCAAGGGATGCAGCCGCCTGCCGTGCCAGGAACGCTCCGACCGGCGGCAAATGCCCCAAATTACAATTATATGGCTCGGTATCCTCAGCCGCCTTACTTCCCACCTTACCAATAGCCTCTGCAATCCGCAAGGTACGTTGTACGAGCGCAGAACAACGCGAAGTCGCTTAGCGAATTGCCACTAACTTGCGGGTAACTGATGTTGATGATAGTAGTCCGATTTCCAAGTTTGGTATGTTATGTTAGACCTATCTGTGCAATACCATTACGTCGATTACTTTCAGATTGTTTTTCCGCATTTGTTTTAGAGATGTACATTTTATAGACGTCTGTATATTAATAGGCACTGGTTTAGGAGGAAACAAAATGTATTCTGACAAATAGTAAACAATAGACAAGAAGTATCAAAAACCATAAACAAAAATACgtaaaaaaggtaaatttatgCAAAAAGGTTGTGCATTATGTGCAGTCTTGCACATTCTCCTCTTTTTTTTATAGAGAGAAGTGGACTTTCGCAAGCTTAACACTGTGAACTAACCGAGTACGACTAACCCATACGAGTAAAAGATGCTGCGGGAGGAATGAAACGCAAATTGATTGATTCGTTGGCGGCAAAATCTTCAACAGAGTCGCCGCAAAGAGCTCGTAACTACCTTTTTCCCCCAACAAAGGCTGTACCGTGAGAGTAAGATCTCTTGTGGTGTTCCTCGACGAGAAATAAAACGGCGTAGACACATAGTCTCGTCTGTCGATAAACTGTGTACCACTTCAAGATGTACGGCGCGGATGACGAGGCACGTAAATACGACAACGTAGCGCTTGTCCCTTCTTCGACCAACCGAAACAAGTATGGGTCCCAAGCAGTCCAAGCCGACGAAAGAGAACGGCATTTGATGATGAGCCAAGCGAGACTCCGGTAGATCTCTCATCGGTGGTTGAAATGTTCTGGCACGGCGAAGTTTGCAAAACTGGCAGTCATGGGCCGCTACACGGACAGCATTTCTAGGTCCTAAAATACAAAATCTTCGTTGGAGCTCGTTCAAGACCTTTTCTTTGTTCGCATGGCCAGCTTTTTGACGATATCTGGCTATTAGGAGGCGTATTGCTGGATGTTTTCCGTTGAAAATCAGCGGTCGTTTAACTTCATCAGTGACGCCTTAAGGCAGACGCCTCAGGCCTTAAGGCAGTTAAGCATATTGTCAAATACTTCAAGTTAGCTAAACCATAACATTTACCGTTTTTGGTAATATTTGATACCAGATTAAACATAGTTCAGAGTTTCAGACCTGGTAACCAGAACAGACTAATATTttgttaacctgtcgaatcccacgatatgacgtcaccataagcgttctggctcatatatgagccgtgggagctgacagattaatcaaTAAACAGGAAATAGTCATGAGAGACACAATTGACTAAACTTGTCCCAGAGCTCAGCTACCTTCTACTAGAAAATACTATAGGTCTAGAAAATACTACAGGTAGGTACTACTACTTCCAACCGCCTGAGATAAGAGTTGCGCAATTATCACATGGGAAATGCTTTTTCTTCTATGCTATTAGAGGCATGCTAAGTTTTACTAATAAGGTTTCGACAATAATCAAGAAATGCTAGAAACCAACCTGGAAGTAATCTTACCATAAGTGCCTAGTCCTTTATGTTACATAGTATTTATTACACCTGCTCCATAAACCATTTTAAAAGCAGATGATGTGAATCGACCTTTTGGCGTTGACTATATTTTCCTGGCCGCCTAGCCAAGGTAACAATcgtttgcgcttcgccatcgaatcgcttagtgtctctctatcactcttccatattagtgcgacagtgacagttgcgtttcggtcgctacggagcgttagcgatcggcacgttggctacgcgtcCTGATTATAAAAAAGACATTATTTCAATtgtatgttaaaaaaaattgttttctttAACCGCCTACCCACGGTTCACCACTTACGTCAGCAATGCGAATTTTGGTGTGATTAAAGTCCGATTTGGAAGGTTCAAGAATGTTCATGTAATATTCGAATAGATTACAATAAATTCAGTCAGATGActaaataccgcaatgtaacgaaaatcgcATGGAATCGCTGAATGGGGCTTTACCTATGTCATAGAAGGTACATTGTAATGTCTTAATCAGGATCAGAGTCTGGTTATTATAAAGCCTACTTTGGGTAGATAAAGCACTCACCCGTACAGTTAAACCTAAATTTTAGCGTATTGTGTTCATTAATGTGCCTTATATCGTAGAAACAATTTTAATCACTTGATAAATTCACTTCAGTCGACCCGAAATTTATTTAAGGTAGTGGATGTTTTAACTTTAAGTATGATTTGATTAATTGACTATACTCAAAAAATGCATATCTTATGATGTTTACTTAGATTATATTCTTGTTGATACCAACCAGCTATGTGGCGTCTTGGACtgattaggtatgtatttttataattttttttttggaggGTACATTCGTGCACGATATACATGTGGTACATTTTTATCCTACCcatctacatactcgtattgtaTTTGACATTGGCATGTCTTTATCAGTTAAACGTCGAATTAGTTGGTTGGTAATAACGGGCAAGTAGGAATGATTTTACAATTCCTAGGCTACCCCTATAAGTTCACGCCGCCAGGCAAGGACGAATAGCAGCCCAAAGTCTTCCATAAGAGtaaattatttaacaaaaaaaatgtgtattgTAATATGACAATATGATCTCATTTAGGAGTTAATAGCCACAAATCTTTGGCTCGTAGATAGTTCGCAATGCCTCCTTCATTAGATACTAAACGAGGTTGTATGCATTTTTCGAGGCCGTCAATAAATAGGGCATTCACCGGAATGTCGCGTGCGAAATGCCATTATTCtaatacttctgaaaatgcTGAGAAAGCTATATTAGATCTGGTAGCTAATATTTTACTTAACACGCCAATTAATATTGATCTCGATAGACATACGAATTAAACATTCATAATATTTGATTTATTCACTGATATTTTAGGTTaagtattatattaatttactggTATTGACATCattccattttttttataaatatatgaaGGTTACCTACCGTTTACTTGTTGTGACTAAAATTGTTTGTTTCAATGTAATGAATTCTATTGACGTTTAACTAACATAACGTCTTATTAAGACTGATGTTTATAGTTTAATGAATAACGTGACACTACATATGCGCACTACTTACCGCCGCACACCGCGTACAGAGCGCGACACGTTCTGTAGTAATAATAATGTTGTCTGCGCGCAGCTGTCCCCGGCGGAAACAGTTTCATTGCCATATGTCCCTGCCGGGCACAAATGGGAAGGATTCATTCCCATCTGTggccggcggggacaaatgggaatgaaTCCTTCCCATCTGTGACCGCCTCGGTTTCTTCCTGTATTTGTTATTAGGTTTACAAATGTCGATTTTGATAGTTGCTATATTATAATGTAGCTACTTGACGTGGTtcagaattaaataatttacatcATAAATGTGAAAAAATGTGAACTGGTTTCGTCATAACAACTACCTACAACAAGTATAGAGTTATGTAGCAGATTTGATCACTATTTTATGATTAAAAGTGAAAGTAACTCAcgaattgaaaaaataaaagttatacatataatgtacagtcagctgcagagaaaaggtacccccGCTACAAAGAAATTTGTATGCAGGGTTGGTGCCTTTTCTctgtagctgactgtacatgcatgggtgtgtaatgcttaat
This genomic window from Cydia amplana chromosome Z, ilCydAmpl1.1, whole genome shotgun sequence contains:
- the LOC134661609 gene encoding atrophin-1-like, which gives rise to MLPRQHPSTSALGPLKSPSSSEPRSGYNQNTEQICREYIRGNCTKYGQCKYRHELDTNRMKEILQFCHDYQNRTGCTRKNCKFLHASKEEQNTFLATGQIPRALAEKHAASAAAASNMQSNAANAETIPQIAMFISESYMSQPPPAPWPPLPPAQAMLAPVATAPPPPPPAPSPPRSQHLPSPSAPAPAVSQLRPVATAYSAMPQHTLFSINQPAVVVPEKFDPSKPPPPLPSHMQPTNNGPLKRKVDTNGNAATSKIRKPDGPEVSEQRCECCVQRELRIDGYKQQMEALHNEEETQILLYKKKLQEYEIGRDILKKLVGPELFAVFDNLIEGAQAPQLDNSVSFNSDSPTVSKQAVIHLFNMLLGGGTRNIIDPVPSTSHMDETLQSLTRRHNVGYSNAGPDLIKFVTDTLRSSNTAERSPSVEERPSEPTLNNRTNGYLANGQKPQPSTSEPARYGAAAGYGGASVQVPDFGGRAHQGMPNYPVAGPSGYAGAPPPAPPPAGYMYHPAVPPPNRHYYPQNPAVSGTGGMQYNGTERAPGPGPVQGMQPPAVPGTLRPAANAPNYNYMARYPQPPYFPPYQ